The following coding sequences are from one Arachis hypogaea cultivar Tifrunner chromosome 7, arahy.Tifrunner.gnm2.J5K5, whole genome shotgun sequence window:
- the LOC112703108 gene encoding kinesin-like protein KIN-7D, mitochondrial isoform X1 → MASSSRARSSSPFSHRKSSTPYSSTSSSSSFVNGRLIPRSSSSSSSSFFNSGGRSITPSRGRSESTYYGGGARSYSGRSPVAFGNEELIAEPLDSSRSADSISVTIRFRPLSEREYQRGDEIAWYADGDKIVRHEYNPATAYAFDRVFGPHANSEEVYEVAAKPVVKAAMEGVNGTVFAYGVTSSGKTHTMHGDQHSPGIIPLAIKDVFSMIQDTPGREFLLRVSYLEIYNEVINDLLDPTGQNLRVREDAQGTYVEGIKEEVVLSPGHALSFIAAGEEHRHVGSNNFNLFSSRSHTIFTLMIESSAHGDDYDGVIFSQLNLIDLAGSESSKTETTGLRRKEGSYINKSLLTLGTVIGKLSEGKASHVPYRDSKLTRLLQSSLSGHGHVSLICTVTPASSNMEETHNTLKFASRAKRVEIYASRNKIIDEKSLIKKYQREISVLKLELDQLKKGMLVGVNHEEILTLKQKLEEGQVKMQSRLEEEEEAKAALMSRIQRLTKLILVSSKNAIPGYIADVPSHQRSLSVSEDDKFDAPRDGGLIENESQKDASASSKWNGEFSPASSTVTESTQAGELISRTKLAAGGMTMSDQMDLLVEQVKMLAGDIAFSTSTLKRLMEQSVNDPESYKTQIDNLERDIQEKRKQMRVLEQRITECGESSVANSSLVEMQQTVTRLMTQCNEKAFELELKSADNRVLQEQLNDKCNENKDLQEKVKVLEQQLAAVASGTSSERPISRGHIDELKKKIQSQEIENEKLKLEQVHLSEENSGLRVQNQKLSEEASYAKELASAAAVELKNLAGEVTKLSLQNAKLEKELMAARDLVNSRSAVMANGVNRKYNDVRSGRKGRFSSRANEISGAGLDDFESWSLDADDLKLELQARKQREAALEAALAEKEFMEEEYRKKADEAKKREEALENDLANMWVLVAKLKKEGGAAPESNIDKKNDGAEHMDNPKTDDVENIEPKEQVLDVSKPDIDIPKDEPLVARLKARMQEMKEKELKNHGNGDAISHVCKVCFESPTAAILLPCRHFCLCKSCSLACSECPICRTNITDRLFAFTP, encoded by the exons ATGGCCTCGTCTTCGCGAGCAAGGAGTAGCTCACCGTTTTCTCACCGCAAATCCTCCACGCCTTACTCCTCCACctcttcatcctcctccttcgtGAACGGAAGGTTAATACCTCGCTCcagctcctcctcttcctcatcgTTCTTCAACTCCGGTGGCCGATCCATTACTCCGAGTCGTGGTCGCAGCGAGTCAACGTACTATGGTGGCGGCGCACGCAGCTACAGTGGTCGTTCGCCTGTGGCGTTCGGAAATGAGGAGCTGATCGCGGAGCCTTTGGATTCGTCGAGGTCCGCGGACAGCATTTCGGTCACGATTCGGTTTAGACCATTGAG TGAAAGGGAGTATCAGAGGGGAGACGAGATTGCGTGGTATGCCGATGGCGACAAAATTGTCAGACATGAGTATAATCCAGCTACTGCATATGCATTTG ATAGAGTTTTTGGGCCACATGCCAATTCAGAAGAGGTTTATGAAGTTGCAGCAAAACCTGTGGTGAAGGCTGCCATGGAGGGCGTCAATG GAACTGTGTTTGCCTATGGTGTGACAAGTAGTGGTAAGACACATACTATGCAT GGAGACCAACATTCTCCAGGTATCATACCTCTGGCTATAAAGGATGTTTTCAGCATGATCCAAGAT ACCCCAGGAAGAGAATTCTTGCTGCGAGTATCatatctagaaatatataatgag GTGATCAATGATTTGCTTGATCCAACTGGCCAAAATTTGCGAGTTAGGGAAGATGCCCAG GGAACGTATGTGGAGGGTATAAAGGAAGAAGTTGTTTTATCTCCAGGACATGCACTTTCTTTTATTGCTGCTGGAGAAG AGCATCGTCATGTTGGATCAAACAATTTTAATCTGTTTAGTAGTCGGAGTCACACGATATTTACATTG ATGATTGAAAGCAGTGCCCATGGCGATGATTATGATGGAGTGATCTTCTCTCAGCTT AATCTAATTGACTTGGCTGGATCTGAGAGCTCAAAAACTGAAACAACTGGgttaagaagaaaagaaggatctTACATCAACAAAAGTCTTTTGACCCTTGGAACT GTTATAGGAAAACTGAGCGAGGGGAAGGCATCTCATGTTCCGTATCGAGATTCAAAGCTAACCCGGCTGCTGCAGTCCTCTCTTAGTGGGCATGGTCATGTTTCA CTTATATGCACAGTTACTCCAGCATCCAGTAATATGGAGGAGACTCATAATACTTTGAAGTTTGCCAGCAGGGCAAAACGAGTAGAAATATATGCCTCACGCAATAAG ATTATCGATGAAAAATCTCTAATTAAGAAATACCAGAGAGAAATTTCAGTTCTTAAACTCGAACTTGATCAGTTAAAGAAGGGCATGCTTGTTGGTGTCAATCACGAGGAGATTCTGACGTTAAAACAGAAG TTGGAAGAAGGTCAAGTGAAAATGCAATCAagattggaagaagaggaagaagctaAAGCTGCTCTAATGAGTAGGATCCAGAGGCTAACCAAACTCATTCTGGTATCCTCAAAGAATGCAATTCCTGGATATATAGCGGATGTTCCCAGCCACCAGCGAAGTCTTTCTGTTAGCGAGGATGAT aaatttgatGCCCCGCGTGATGGTGGGTTGATTGAAAATGAGAGCCAAAAGGATGCTTCTGCATCGAGTAAATGGAACGGAGAGTTCTCCCCAGCTAGCAGTACTGTTACTGAATCAACACAAGCTGGTGAATTGATCAGTAGAACAAAACTGGCAGCG GGAGGGATGACAATGTCTGATCAGATGGATCTTCTTGTTGAACAAGTTAAGATGCTTGCTGGAGATATTGCTTTCAGTACCAGTACTCTGAAGCGCTTGATGGAGCAGTCTGTAAATGACCCTGAAAGCTATAAAACTCAG ATTGACAACTTGGAACGTGATATCCAAGAAAAAAGGAAGCAAATGAGGGTGTTGGAACAAAGAATAACCGAATGTGGCGAATCTTCTGTGGCTAACTCATCATTAGTTGAAATGCAGCAG ACAGTTACAAGATTAATGACTCAATGTAACGAAAAGGCCTTTGAGTTGGAG TTAAAATCTGCAGACAACCGTGTCCTTCAGGAACAACTAAATGATAAG TGTAATGAAAACAAAGATTTGCAAGAAAAAGTAAAGGTGCTAGAGCAGCAACTGGCAGCAGTAGCTAGTGGTACATCTTCAGAAAGGCCCATATCTAGAGGACACATTGATgagttaaaaaagaaaatacagtCCCAG gagatagaaaatgaaaaactaaAGCTAGAGCAAGTTCACTTATCAGAAGAAAATAGTGGATTGCGTGTGCAGAATCAGAAACTCTCTGAAGAAGCTTCTTATGCCAAAGAGCTTGCCTCTGCTGCTGCTGTAGAACTGAAGAATTTGGCTGGGGAAGTCACAAAACTTTCATTGCAGAATGCAAAATTGGAAAAAGAATTGATGGCTGCACGGGACCTGGTCAATTCTCGTAGTGCTGTTATGGCAAATGGTGTCAACCGCAAGTACAATGATGTTAGATCTGGGAGGAAGGGGAGATTTTCTAGTCGTGCTAATGAAATTTCAGGAGCTGGTCTAGATGACTTCGAGTCATGGAGTCTTGATGCTGATGATTTGAAGCTGGAACTGCAGGCTAGGAAACAGCGAGAGGCAGCTCTTGAGGCTGCCTTAGCTGAGAAGGAATTTATGGAAGAGGAATACAGGAAAAAGGCTGACGAAGccaagaagagagaagaagccTTGGAGAACGATTTGGCAAATATGTGGGTCCTTGTTGCGAAGTTAAAAAAAGAAGGGGGCGCTGCCCCAGAATCAAACATTGATAAGAAAAATGATGGTGCAGAGCATATGGATAATCCAAAAACTGATGACGTTGAAAATATTGAACCCAAGGAGCAAGTTTTGGATGTATCAAAACCAGACATTGATATTCCCAAGGATGAACCATTGGTTGCTCGCCTTAAG GCACGCATGCAAGAGATGAAAGAGAAAGAACTAAAAAATCATGGAAATGGTGATGCCATTTCCCATGTTTGTAAAGTATGTTTTGAATCTCCGACTGCAGCAATTCTTCTTCCATGCCGGCATTTTTGCT TGTGTAAATCTTGTTCACTTGCTTGCTCCGAATGCCCAATATGTCGCACCAATATTACAGATAGACTTTTTGCTTTTACACCTTAA
- the LOC112703108 gene encoding kinesin-like protein KIN-7D, mitochondrial isoform X2 → MGDQHSPGIIPLAIKDVFSMIQDTPGREFLLRVSYLEIYNEVINDLLDPTGQNLRVREDAQGTYVEGIKEEVVLSPGHALSFIAAGEEHRHVGSNNFNLFSSRSHTIFTLMIESSAHGDDYDGVIFSQLNLIDLAGSESSKTETTGLRRKEGSYINKSLLTLGTVIGKLSEGKASHVPYRDSKLTRLLQSSLSGHGHVSLICTVTPASSNMEETHNTLKFASRAKRVEIYASRNKIIDEKSLIKKYQREISVLKLELDQLKKGMLVGVNHEEILTLKQKLEEGQVKMQSRLEEEEEAKAALMSRIQRLTKLILVSSKNAIPGYIADVPSHQRSLSVSEDDKFDAPRDGGLIENESQKDASASSKWNGEFSPASSTVTESTQAGELISRTKLAAGGMTMSDQMDLLVEQVKMLAGDIAFSTSTLKRLMEQSVNDPESYKTQIDNLERDIQEKRKQMRVLEQRITECGESSVANSSLVEMQQTVTRLMTQCNEKAFELELKSADNRVLQEQLNDKCNENKDLQEKVKVLEQQLAAVASGTSSERPISRGHIDELKKKIQSQEIENEKLKLEQVHLSEENSGLRVQNQKLSEEASYAKELASAAAVELKNLAGEVTKLSLQNAKLEKELMAARDLVNSRSAVMANGVNRKYNDVRSGRKGRFSSRANEISGAGLDDFESWSLDADDLKLELQARKQREAALEAALAEKEFMEEEYRKKADEAKKREEALENDLANMWVLVAKLKKEGGAAPESNIDKKNDGAEHMDNPKTDDVENIEPKEQVLDVSKPDIDIPKDEPLVARLKARMQEMKEKELKNHGNGDAISHVCKVCFESPTAAILLPCRHFCLCKSCSLACSECPICRTNITDRLFAFTP, encoded by the exons ATG GGAGACCAACATTCTCCAGGTATCATACCTCTGGCTATAAAGGATGTTTTCAGCATGATCCAAGAT ACCCCAGGAAGAGAATTCTTGCTGCGAGTATCatatctagaaatatataatgag GTGATCAATGATTTGCTTGATCCAACTGGCCAAAATTTGCGAGTTAGGGAAGATGCCCAG GGAACGTATGTGGAGGGTATAAAGGAAGAAGTTGTTTTATCTCCAGGACATGCACTTTCTTTTATTGCTGCTGGAGAAG AGCATCGTCATGTTGGATCAAACAATTTTAATCTGTTTAGTAGTCGGAGTCACACGATATTTACATTG ATGATTGAAAGCAGTGCCCATGGCGATGATTATGATGGAGTGATCTTCTCTCAGCTT AATCTAATTGACTTGGCTGGATCTGAGAGCTCAAAAACTGAAACAACTGGgttaagaagaaaagaaggatctTACATCAACAAAAGTCTTTTGACCCTTGGAACT GTTATAGGAAAACTGAGCGAGGGGAAGGCATCTCATGTTCCGTATCGAGATTCAAAGCTAACCCGGCTGCTGCAGTCCTCTCTTAGTGGGCATGGTCATGTTTCA CTTATATGCACAGTTACTCCAGCATCCAGTAATATGGAGGAGACTCATAATACTTTGAAGTTTGCCAGCAGGGCAAAACGAGTAGAAATATATGCCTCACGCAATAAG ATTATCGATGAAAAATCTCTAATTAAGAAATACCAGAGAGAAATTTCAGTTCTTAAACTCGAACTTGATCAGTTAAAGAAGGGCATGCTTGTTGGTGTCAATCACGAGGAGATTCTGACGTTAAAACAGAAG TTGGAAGAAGGTCAAGTGAAAATGCAATCAagattggaagaagaggaagaagctaAAGCTGCTCTAATGAGTAGGATCCAGAGGCTAACCAAACTCATTCTGGTATCCTCAAAGAATGCAATTCCTGGATATATAGCGGATGTTCCCAGCCACCAGCGAAGTCTTTCTGTTAGCGAGGATGAT aaatttgatGCCCCGCGTGATGGTGGGTTGATTGAAAATGAGAGCCAAAAGGATGCTTCTGCATCGAGTAAATGGAACGGAGAGTTCTCCCCAGCTAGCAGTACTGTTACTGAATCAACACAAGCTGGTGAATTGATCAGTAGAACAAAACTGGCAGCG GGAGGGATGACAATGTCTGATCAGATGGATCTTCTTGTTGAACAAGTTAAGATGCTTGCTGGAGATATTGCTTTCAGTACCAGTACTCTGAAGCGCTTGATGGAGCAGTCTGTAAATGACCCTGAAAGCTATAAAACTCAG ATTGACAACTTGGAACGTGATATCCAAGAAAAAAGGAAGCAAATGAGGGTGTTGGAACAAAGAATAACCGAATGTGGCGAATCTTCTGTGGCTAACTCATCATTAGTTGAAATGCAGCAG ACAGTTACAAGATTAATGACTCAATGTAACGAAAAGGCCTTTGAGTTGGAG TTAAAATCTGCAGACAACCGTGTCCTTCAGGAACAACTAAATGATAAG TGTAATGAAAACAAAGATTTGCAAGAAAAAGTAAAGGTGCTAGAGCAGCAACTGGCAGCAGTAGCTAGTGGTACATCTTCAGAAAGGCCCATATCTAGAGGACACATTGATgagttaaaaaagaaaatacagtCCCAG gagatagaaaatgaaaaactaaAGCTAGAGCAAGTTCACTTATCAGAAGAAAATAGTGGATTGCGTGTGCAGAATCAGAAACTCTCTGAAGAAGCTTCTTATGCCAAAGAGCTTGCCTCTGCTGCTGCTGTAGAACTGAAGAATTTGGCTGGGGAAGTCACAAAACTTTCATTGCAGAATGCAAAATTGGAAAAAGAATTGATGGCTGCACGGGACCTGGTCAATTCTCGTAGTGCTGTTATGGCAAATGGTGTCAACCGCAAGTACAATGATGTTAGATCTGGGAGGAAGGGGAGATTTTCTAGTCGTGCTAATGAAATTTCAGGAGCTGGTCTAGATGACTTCGAGTCATGGAGTCTTGATGCTGATGATTTGAAGCTGGAACTGCAGGCTAGGAAACAGCGAGAGGCAGCTCTTGAGGCTGCCTTAGCTGAGAAGGAATTTATGGAAGAGGAATACAGGAAAAAGGCTGACGAAGccaagaagagagaagaagccTTGGAGAACGATTTGGCAAATATGTGGGTCCTTGTTGCGAAGTTAAAAAAAGAAGGGGGCGCTGCCCCAGAATCAAACATTGATAAGAAAAATGATGGTGCAGAGCATATGGATAATCCAAAAACTGATGACGTTGAAAATATTGAACCCAAGGAGCAAGTTTTGGATGTATCAAAACCAGACATTGATATTCCCAAGGATGAACCATTGGTTGCTCGCCTTAAG GCACGCATGCAAGAGATGAAAGAGAAAGAACTAAAAAATCATGGAAATGGTGATGCCATTTCCCATGTTTGTAAAGTATGTTTTGAATCTCCGACTGCAGCAATTCTTCTTCCATGCCGGCATTTTTGCT TGTGTAAATCTTGTTCACTTGCTTGCTCCGAATGCCCAATATGTCGCACCAATATTACAGATAGACTTTTTGCTTTTACACCTTAA
- the LOC112701477 gene encoding uncharacterized protein, producing the protein MNIISWNCRGVGSKAFPSIIRDLRKEYEASFLFLLETHVSGSRGKQIRDRLGFDSSFVVEAVGHSGGIWCLWDSLVWNVDVVEHDRQYVHLKISGNNSSTWLLTAVYGSPQRGPRRALWNSLESYANTVNLPWCLLGDFNAMLHNHEKRGGGINSSQGACKEFQECTSNCGLIDLGYSGWPFTWKREELTERLDRGLSNLDWQITFPEASVKHLPMLKSDHSPICLQLSNSMIQNRGRRPFRFLASWITHPEFGKLVDTSWNVKNSWDEGITEFKKKKNQRLEYLYIWQYFQKKTKNP; encoded by the coding sequence ATGAATATTATTAGCTGGAACTGTAGGGGTGTTGGCAGTAAGGCTTTTCCATCGATTATTCGAGACCTGCGAAAAGAATATGAGGCTAGTTTCCTTTTTCTGTTAGAAACTCATGTGAGTGGTTCTCGAGGTAAACAGATTCGGGATAGGCTGGGTTTTGATAGCTCCTTTGTTGTGGAAGCTGTGGGGCACTCTGGAGGAATTTGGTGTCTCTGGGACTCTTTGGTTTGGAATGTGGATGTCGTCGAGCATGATAGGCAATATGTTCACCTGAAAATTTCCGGGAATAACTCGAGCACCTGGCTTCTTACTGCTGTCTATGGAAGCCCCCAAAGGGGACCTAGAAGAGCTTTGTGGAACTCTCTTGAATCTTATGCTAACACTGTTAATCTCCCTTGGTGTCTCTTAGGGGATTTTAATGCCATGTTACATAACCATGAAAAGCGTGGTGGGGGAATCAATAGTAGCCAGGGAGCCTGTAAAGAATTTCAGGAATGCACATCAAATTGTGGCTTGATTGATTTGGGCTATTCTGGCTGGCCTTTCACCTGGAAGAGAGAGGAGCTTACGGAGAGACTGGACAGGGGGCTGAGCAACTTAGATTGGCAGATTACCTTCCCAGAGGCTTCTGTCAAACACTTGCCCATGCTCAAATCAGATCACTCGCCAATCTGCTTGCAACTATCTAACAGTATGATACAAAACAGAGGAAGACGCCCGTTTCGTTTCCTTGCTTCTTGGATTACTCACCCAGAGTTTGGAAAGTTGGTTGATACCTCATGGAATGTGAAGAACTCCTGGGATGAAGGTATTacagaattcaaaaaaaaaaaaaatcaaagattgGAATACCTCTACATTTggcaatattttcaaaagaaaacaaagaatccTTAG
- the LOC112703110 gene encoding B-box zinc finger protein 20 isoform X2, translated as MKIQCDACDKDEASLFCPADEAALCHACDLTIHHANKLAIKHTRFTLHQPSSKDIPRCDICQERRAYLFCKEDRAILCRECDVPIHKANEHTQNHSRFLLTGVKLSGSSLDTASSSSVTSSTEARSSRSRMKRPTAFNNEHNMSAATTSNSDTGSASSSSISKFLIETIPGYCFEDLLDASFPHNNGFCKNQHLMSVTICGYYFQLGLFPRSVL; from the exons ATGAAGATCCAATGTGATGCGTGTGACAAAGACGAGGCATCTCTATTCTGTCCTGCAGATGAAGCCGCTCTCTGCCATGCCTGTGACCTTACAATCCACCATGCTAACAAGCTCGCAATCAAGCACACGCGCTTCACTCTCCACCAGCCTTCCTCCAAAGACATCCCTCGCTGCGATATCTGCCAA GAAAGGCGTGCATATCTGTTTTGCAAAGAAGACAGAGCAATACTTTGCAGAGAATGCGATGTTCCTATCCACAAAGCCAACGAACACACGCAGAACCATAGCAGGTTCCTTCTCACTGGTGTGAAGCTCTCTGGTTCCTCTCTCGACACGGCTTCATCATCATCAGTCACCAGCTCAACTGAGGCAAGAAGCTCCCGTTCAAGAATGAAGAGACCCACTGCTTTCAATAATGAGCACAATATGTCTGCGGCTACTACTAGTAATAGTGACACCGGTTCGGCTTCCTCAAGCAGCATATCCAAATTCTTGATTGAAACCATTCCCGGTTACTGCTTCGAAGACCTTCTCGATGCTTCCTTTCCACATAATAATGGTTTCTGTAAG AATCAACATTTAATGTCAGTGACAATATGTGGTTATTATTTTCAACTTGGATTGTTTCCCAGATCAGTTCTGTAG
- the LOC112703110 gene encoding B-box zinc finger protein 20 isoform X1 → MDPNAKSPIIVLSPFPFPFISSNTNLNCTNRQATALDREMKIQCDACDKDEASLFCPADEAALCHACDLTIHHANKLAIKHTRFTLHQPSSKDIPRCDICQERRAYLFCKEDRAILCRECDVPIHKANEHTQNHSRFLLTGVKLSGSSLDTASSSSVTSSTEARSSRSRMKRPTAFNNEHNMSAATTSNSDTGSASSSSISKFLIETIPGYCFEDLLDASFPHNNGF, encoded by the exons ATGGACCCTAATGCCAAGTCGCCCATAATTGTTTTGTCGCCATTCCCCTTTCCCTTTATTAGCTCCAATACCAATCTCAATTGTACAAACAGACAAGCAACAGCGTTGGATAGAGAGATGAAGATCCAATGTGATGCGTGTGACAAAGACGAGGCATCTCTATTCTGTCCTGCAGATGAAGCCGCTCTCTGCCATGCCTGTGACCTTACAATCCACCATGCTAACAAGCTCGCAATCAAGCACACGCGCTTCACTCTCCACCAGCCTTCCTCCAAAGACATCCCTCGCTGCGATATCTGCCAA GAAAGGCGTGCATATCTGTTTTGCAAAGAAGACAGAGCAATACTTTGCAGAGAATGCGATGTTCCTATCCACAAAGCCAACGAACACACGCAGAACCATAGCAGGTTCCTTCTCACTGGTGTGAAGCTCTCTGGTTCCTCTCTCGACACGGCTTCATCATCATCAGTCACCAGCTCAACTGAGGCAAGAAGCTCCCGTTCAAGAATGAAGAGACCCACTGCTTTCAATAATGAGCACAATATGTCTGCGGCTACTACTAGTAATAGTGACACCGGTTCGGCTTCCTCAAGCAGCATATCCAAATTCTTGATTGAAACCATTCCCGGTTACTGCTTCGAAGACCTTCTCGATGCTTCCTTTCCACATAATAATGGTTTCT AA